GGTGCGCGCCACCGGAAGACCCATCAGCAACGCCGACTGTTCGGCGCCGCCGACGGCGAACACGGACTGGCCGAACCGGGTGCGGCGCAGGAGCAGCCCGCCGAGCGCGAACAGGATCAGCGTCAGGTACACCGGCACGCCGATGCCGAAGATCGTGCCCTGCCCGAGCCAGAGGAACGCCGAGCCAGGGTCCACTTTGTACGTCGTCGCACCTTCGGACGTCAGCGCGAGCAGGAGTCCCCTCGCGAACAGCAGGGAGGCGAGGGTGACGATGAACGGCGCCATCCCGGTGCGCGCGATGAGCAGGCCGTTGACCAGCCCGATCAGCGAACACACGGCGAGCGGCAGGACGATCGCGACGAGCAGCCCGTACTGCGCGCCGTACGCGGCGAAGACGCCGCCGAGCGCGTAGTTCGAGCCGACCGAGAGGTCGATGCCGCCGGAGATGATCACGAACGTCATGCCGAGCGCGATGATCGCCAGGAAGGAACCCTGCAGCGCCAGGTCGCGCAGGTTGTCCACGGACCCGAAGCGCGGGAAGGCGAACCACGCGGCGGCGATGCCGAGCACGAGGACGACGGCCGCGCCCTGCCGTTGCAGCACCCCGGCGAACGCGGCGTTCTGAGTGGTGGTCATCGCTTGCTCCGCTCGCGGGCCACGTAGACCGCGGCGACGATGATGGCCGCTTGGACCATCTGCGCGGTCGAGTCCGGCAGGTTGTGCTTGATCAGGGTGGCGTGCACGAGCTGCATGAGCAGCGCGCCGAACACGGTGCCGAGCACGCGGACCCGGCCGCCGGTCAGCGGGGTGCCGCCGACGACGACCGCGGTGATCGCGGACAGTTCCATCAGCAGGCCGAGGTCGTTCGGGTCGCTGGCGCCCAGCCTCGACGTCGCCAGCACGCCGGCCACCGCGGCCAGGGCCCCGGAGATGACGTAGACGCCGACGAGCACGCGTTTCACCGGCAGCCCGGCCAGGGTGCTCGCCGCGCGGTTGCCGCCCACCGCGACCAGGTGCCGTCCGAACGTCGTGCGCTGTACGACCAGACCGGCCAGCACCGCGAGCACAGCCGCCACGATCACCATGATCGGCACGCCCAGGACGTCGCCGGTGCCCAGCGCCAGGAAGTCCTGGTTGTGCAGCTGGACGAGCTGGCCGTGGGCGATCACCAGGGCCAGCCCGCGGCCGCCGACGAGCAGGGCGAGGGTCGCGATGATCGGCTGGATGCCCAGGTAGGCCACGAGATATCCGCTGAACAGGCCGGAAACGATCCCGGCGATGACGGCGACGAGGATCGCCGTCAGCGGGCCCGCGCCGAGGTACAGCGGGATGAGCGCGGCGGCGATCGACATCACCGAGCCGACCGACAGGTCGATGCCCTCGGTGCCGATCACCAGCGCCATGCCGAGTGCGACGATGCAGACGGGTGCCGCCTGCACCAGCTGCGTGCGGAAGTTGGCCGCGGACAGGAAGTTCTCGGTGAACACGACGTTGAACAGCAGCAGGACGACGACGGCCAGGTAGACGCCGTAGTCCTGCAGCCACGCGGTGACTTTCGCCCGCTCAAGGGTGGCGCTGGACATCGTTGTCACCCTCCGTCGCTATCGCCGCCAGGATGTTTTCCTCGGTGATACCTTCGCCGGTCAGCTCGCCGGCGACCGAGCCGTCGCGCAGGACGACCACGCGGTCGGAGCCGTCGATCAGCTCCTCCAGCTCGGACGAGATGAGCAGCACGCCGAGCCCTTCCTGGGCGAGTTCGTCGATCAGCGCCTGGACCTCGGCCTTGGCGCCGACGTCGATGCCGCGCGTCGGCTCGTCGAGCAGCAGGATCTTCGGGCCGGTGGCCAGCCAGCGAGCGAGGAGCACCTTCTGCTGATTGCCGCCGGACAGCTCCGACACCTTCTGCTCGGGGCTCGCGGCCTTGATCCGCAGGCGGTCCATGAAGGTCTTCACGATCCGGTCCTGCTTGGCCTTGCTGACCAGGCCGAACGGCGACAGTGCCGGCAGCGCGGCAAGCACGATGTTCTCGCGGACGGACAGGTTCGGGATGATCCCGTCGGTCTTGCGGTCCTCGGCCAGCAACGCGATCCCGGCGCGCATGGCGGCCTTGATCTTGCCTTTTCGCAACGGTTTTCCCGCCAGCAGGACAGAACCACCAGCCAGGGGGAAGGCGCCGACGATGGCCCGCGCCGTCTCGCTGCGGCCGGAGCCGAGCAGTCCCGCCAGGCCGACGACCTCGCCGGGCCGGATGCTCACCGAGACGTCGTGCAGCTTCCGCATCCCGGACAGGTTTTCGGCCTTGAGCAGCGGCTCGCGCTCGACGTCGTGTTCCTCGCCGAACGCCGTGACGCCCTCTTCGCGGATCTGGCGGATCTCCCGGCCGAGCATCAGCGACACCAGTTCGATGCGCGGCAAGGACCTCAACGGTCCACTGTGGACGACTCGGCCGTCGCGCAGCACGGTGACGCTGTCGCACACCCGGTACAGCTCGTCCATCCGGTGGCTGACGTAGACGATCGCGATGCCTTCGGCGTGCAGCCGGTTCAGTACCTCGAACAGCGTCTCGACCTCGCGGGGTTCGAGCGACGACGTCGGCTCGTCCATGATGACGACCTTCGCGTCGGTCGAGACCGCGCGGGCCAGCGCGACCATCTGCTGCGCGCCGACGCCGAGCGTGTGCAGCGGGCGCTTGACATCGTTGTCGACGCCGTAGCCCTTGAGCAGCTCGCGGGCGTCGGCGTGCATCTTCGGCCAGTCCACGAGTCCCGTGCGCGTGCGCGGTTCGCGGCCGAGGAAGACGTTGCCGGCGATGCTCATCAGCGGGACGAGGTTGACCTCCTGGTAGATCGTGGAGATCCCGGCGCGCTGCGCGTCGATCGGCCGCTTGAACGTCACCGGCTCGCCGAGGTGGCGCACTTCGCCCTCGTCGGGCTGGTAGACGCCGGTGAGCACCTTGATCAGCGTGGACTTGCCGGCGCCGTTCTCGCCGACCAGCGCGTGCACCTCGCCCGGCCGCAGCGCGAAGCCGACGTCGTCGAGGGCGAGGGTGCCGGGGAACCGCTTGGTCACCCCGGTCACCTCGAGCACCGGTGCGGTCAGCACTTCGGTGGCTGCCGTCATTTGTACGAGTTCCCGACCTTCTGGGCCGCGTTGGTCTCGTCGTACTGGTCGTCGGTGATGACGATGCTCGCCGGGATCGGCTCGCCGTTCTCGAACTTCTGCAGCGTCTGGAAGGCCAGCGGGCCGAAGCGCGGGTTGGACTCGATCACGGCGTTGTAGCTGCCGTCGACGATCAGCTGCACGGCGTTGCGGGTGCCGTCGATCGAGACGACCTTGACGTCCTTGCCCGGCGACTTGCCTGCGGTCTTCAGCGCGTTGACCGCGCCGATGCCCATCTCATCGTTTTCGGCGTACACGGCGGTGATGTCCGGGTGGCTCTGGACGAGCTGCTCCATCACGGACTGGCCCTTGGAGCGGTCGAACTCACCGGTCTGCTCGGCGACCACCGAAAGACCCGGCGTCTTCGCCAGCTCGTCCTTGAAGCCCTGGGTGCGGTCGGTCGTCACGTTGTTGCCGGACGAGCCGAGCAGGATCACGACCTTGCCGGTGCCGCCGGTCGCCTTCGCCATGGCCTGCGCCGCGCGTTTGCCCTGCTCGACGAAGTTCGAGCCGATGAAGGTCAGGTAGTCGCCGCACGGCTGGGACGTCACCTTGCGGTCGACGGTGACGACCGGGACCTTCTTGGCCTTCGCCGCGTCGAGCGCGGGCTGGAGGCCGTCGGAGTTCAGCGGCGCGACGACGAGCAGCTGGGCGCCGCGGTCGAGCAGCGACTTGATGTCGCTGATCTGGCGGTTGAGGTCGCTCTGGGCGTTGGTGACGAGCAGCTTGCCGATGCCCAGCTTCGCGGCCTCGTCGCGAATGGACTGCGTCTCGGCGATCCGGAACGGGTTGGCCTCCTTTTCGGACTGGGAGAAACCGACCACCGCGGTCTTGAGGTCGACCTTGGGGTAACCGGTCTTGGCGAGCGTGCAGCCGTCGGCGGCCGGCGCGGCGGACTGGGCACTCGCGGCCGGCCCACCCCCACTCGACGGCGCCGCGGGTGTTTCTTCCCTGCTCGTGCAGGAGGTGAGGGTCAGCGCGGCGGCGGCCGCGGTGGCTGCGGTGGCCAGGACCAGCCGGGGACGGGAGGACAAGAGCACGGCGACTCCTCGGGCAGCTTCGTTGGGCCCACTCTCCGGAGTGATACGCCTCACTCCGGGAGTCTTGAGGTACTTTTTACATCGTTGGAACAACGTTGTAAACCGGCAGCCGCTCGCTACACTTCGTGCTCACTCTCTGAAGGGACCCGCTCGTGACCGTGACGCTCAAGGACGTCGCCATGCTCGCCGGAGTGTCGGTGAAGACGGTGTCGAACGTCGTGAACGGCTACGCCTTCGTCAAGCCGGAGAACCGCCGGCGCGTCGAGGAAGCCCTGGCGGCGACCGGGTACCGGCCGAACATCGGCGCCCGCAACCTCCGCCGCGGCCGCACCGGGTTCCTCGCGCTGATGGTGCCGGAATTGTCGATCCCGTACTTCGGCGAGCTGGCGGGGCTGGTCATCACGGCGGCGCAGAAGCGCGGGTGGAGCGTCCTGATCGAACAGACGCAAGGGACACGGGAGCGGGAGCGGGAGACGCTGTCGTCCTTGGGGCCCCACCTGGTCGACGGTGCCCTGGTGCACCCCGAGGCGCTGGAGGCGGCGGACTTCCCGTCGGATCCGGGCGGGATCCCGCTGGTCATGCTGGGCGAGCACGCGGTGGACGTGCCCTTCGATCACGTGGCGATCGACAACGTCCTGGCCGCCCGGACGGCGGTGTCCCACCTGGCTTCGCTGGGCCGCACGCGGATCGCGGCGATCGGCCGCAACCCGGCGCGCGGGACGTCGTCCCAGCGGCTGGCCGGTTATCGTTCGGCGCTGTCGGAGGCGGGTTTGTCCTATTCGGACGCTTTGGTGGCCCCGGCGGAGAAGTGGCACCGGTCGGTCGGGGCGGCGGCGATGAAGTCGTTGCTGGCCCTGGACTCGCCGCCCGACGGAGTGTTCTGCTTCAACGACCTCCTGGCCGTCGGCGCGTTGCGGGCGGTGGCCGAGCTGGGCCTGCGAGTCCCGGACGACGTGGCGATCGTGGGTTTCGACAACAACGAAGAGAGCGCATTCTCGCTGCCGTCGCTGACGACGATCGCGCCGGACAAGACGGCGCTGGCGGAGGCGGCGGTCGACCTCGTGCACCGGCGGATCACCGGAGACACGACGTCCCCGCCGCAGGACATCCAGACCCCGTTCGCTCTGGAGATCCGCGAAAGCACCCGCGGCGGCCGCTGAGACCCCAACGCCCCAATGCCACATTGGGGTGCTTTGGTCAGCGGGACGGCCAGTGCCACGAAGGCCGGTCGAGGCGGCCCTGGCCGGCCACCTTCGTCTCGCCGTACTCCTTCTCCAGTTCGACCGTGCCCACGTCGGTCACCTCCGCCAGTGCGCGGATCAGGGGCCGGGCGTGCGACACCACCACCAGCTGGGTCTCCTTCGCCGCCGTCGCGATCAAGGTCGCCAAGGCCGGCAGGAGGTCCGGGTGGAGGCTCGTCTCCGGCTCGTTCAGCACCAGCAGCTCCGGTGGGCGCGGGGTCAGCAGGGCCGCCACCCACAGGAGGAACCGCAGCGTGCCGTCGGACAGCTCCGCCGCCGACAGCGGCCGTAGCAGGCCGTGCTGGCGGAACTCGACCGACAGCAGGCCGTCCTCGGAGCGCCGCACCTCCAAGGTCGAGCCGGGGAACGCCGCGTCGAGCACTTCCGCCAGGCCCTCGGCGTGGCCCACCTCGATGATCGTCTGCAGGGCCGCCGCGAGGTCGGCGCCGTCGTGGGACAGCACCGGGGTGCGGGTGCCGATGCGGGACTGGCGGGCCGGGGCGTCGGCGTCCGT
This window of the Amycolatopsis balhimycina FH 1894 genome carries:
- a CDS encoding ABC transporter permease, which produces MTTTQNAAFAGVLQRQGAAVVLVLGIAAAWFAFPRFGSVDNLRDLALQGSFLAIIALGMTFVIISGGIDLSVGSNYALGGVFAAYGAQYGLLVAIVLPLAVCSLIGLVNGLLIARTGMAPFIVTLASLLFARGLLLALTSEGATTYKVDPGSAFLWLGQGTIFGIGVPVYLTLILFALGGLLLRRTRFGQSVFAVGGAEQSALLMGLPVARTKITLYTLSGALAGFAGVLTAAYLQSGVTVIGVGTELDAISVVVIGGTLLTGGAGTIAGTLVGVLLRTLIQNVINQIGTLDSSYQTVVSGAFLLVVVVIQRLLARSRTR
- a CDS encoding ABC transporter permease: MSSATLERAKVTAWLQDYGVYLAVVVLLLFNVVFTENFLSAANFRTQLVQAAPVCIVALGMALVIGTEGIDLSVGSVMSIAAALIPLYLGAGPLTAILVAVIAGIVSGLFSGYLVAYLGIQPIIATLALLVGGRGLALVIAHGQLVQLHNQDFLALGTGDVLGVPIMVIVAAVLAVLAGLVVQRTTFGRHLVAVGGNRAASTLAGLPVKRVLVGVYVISGALAAVAGVLATSRLGASDPNDLGLLMELSAITAVVVGGTPLTGGRVRVLGTVFGALLMQLVHATLIKHNLPDSTAQMVQAAIIVAAVYVARERSKR
- a CDS encoding sugar ABC transporter ATP-binding protein, whose amino-acid sequence is MTAATEVLTAPVLEVTGVTKRFPGTLALDDVGFALRPGEVHALVGENGAGKSTLIKVLTGVYQPDEGEVRHLGEPVTFKRPIDAQRAGISTIYQEVNLVPLMSIAGNVFLGREPRTRTGLVDWPKMHADARELLKGYGVDNDVKRPLHTLGVGAQQMVALARAVSTDAKVVIMDEPTSSLEPREVETLFEVLNRLHAEGIAIVYVSHRMDELYRVCDSVTVLRDGRVVHSGPLRSLPRIELVSLMLGREIRQIREEGVTAFGEEHDVEREPLLKAENLSGMRKLHDVSVSIRPGEVVGLAGLLGSGRSETARAIVGAFPLAGGSVLLAGKPLRKGKIKAAMRAGIALLAEDRKTDGIIPNLSVRENIVLAALPALSPFGLVSKAKQDRIVKTFMDRLRIKAASPEQKVSELSGGNQQKVLLARWLATGPKILLLDEPTRGIDVGAKAEVQALIDELAQEGLGVLLISSELEELIDGSDRVVVLRDGSVAGELTGEGITEENILAAIATEGDNDVQRHP
- a CDS encoding ABC transporter substrate-binding protein, whose protein sequence is MLLSSRPRLVLATAATAAAAALTLTSCTSREETPAAPSSGGGPAASAQSAAPAADGCTLAKTGYPKVDLKTAVVGFSQSEKEANPFRIAETQSIRDEAAKLGIGKLLVTNAQSDLNRQISDIKSLLDRGAQLLVVAPLNSDGLQPALDAAKAKKVPVVTVDRKVTSQPCGDYLTFIGSNFVEQGKRAAQAMAKATGGTGKVVILLGSSGNNVTTDRTQGFKDELAKTPGLSVVAEQTGEFDRSKGQSVMEQLVQSHPDITAVYAENDEMGIGAVNALKTAGKSPGKDVKVVSIDGTRNAVQLIVDGSYNAVIESNPRFGPLAFQTLQKFENGEPIPASIVITDDQYDETNAAQKVGNSYK
- a CDS encoding LacI family DNA-binding transcriptional regulator, whose protein sequence is MTVTLKDVAMLAGVSVKTVSNVVNGYAFVKPENRRRVEEALAATGYRPNIGARNLRRGRTGFLALMVPELSIPYFGELAGLVITAAQKRGWSVLIEQTQGTRERERETLSSLGPHLVDGALVHPEALEAADFPSDPGGIPLVMLGEHAVDVPFDHVAIDNVLAARTAVSHLASLGRTRIAAIGRNPARGTSSQRLAGYRSALSEAGLSYSDALVAPAEKWHRSVGAAAMKSLLALDSPPDGVFCFNDLLAVGALRAVAELGLRVPDDVAIVGFDNNEESAFSLPSLTTIAPDKTALAEAAVDLVHRRITGDTTSPPQDIQTPFALEIRESTRGGR